One Sinorhizobium mexicanum genomic region harbors:
- a CDS encoding (2Fe-2S)-binding protein, with protein MAYNLNVNGRSMTVESDGDTPLLWALRDILGFKGTKFGCGVGLCGCCTVHIDGVATRACQTPIDSVGTSEIATIEGLATSDPGRRIQKAWLDFEVVQCGYCQPGQLMSAAALLTETPDPTDEDIDAAMSGNLCRCGTYNRIRDAIKYAAHLDATMENAQ; from the coding sequence ATGGCCTACAACCTCAACGTCAATGGTCGCAGCATGACCGTGGAATCGGACGGCGATACGCCGCTGCTTTGGGCTCTGCGTGACATCCTCGGTTTCAAAGGCACTAAGTTCGGGTGCGGCGTGGGTCTCTGCGGTTGCTGCACCGTGCATATCGATGGTGTCGCGACGCGGGCTTGCCAGACGCCGATCGACAGCGTCGGGACATCCGAGATAGCAACGATCGAAGGGCTGGCGACCTCAGACCCCGGACGTCGTATTCAGAAGGCATGGCTCGATTTCGAGGTCGTCCAATGCGGGTATTGCCAGCCTGGTCAGCTGATGTCGGCAGCCGCATTGCTGACCGAAACCCCTGATCCGACAGATGAAGACATAGACGCGGCGATGTCCGGAAATCTGTGTCGTTGCGGAACCTACAACCGCATTCGCGACGCGATCAAGTATGCCGCTCACCTCGATGCGACGATGGAGAACGCACAATGA
- a CDS encoding xanthine dehydrogenase family protein molybdopterin-binding subunit produces the protein MKHVSDRPHAGLSRRSFLLASAAAGGGFLIGVSFDPASAKEAAQQAFIPNAFIRIETDGTIILTMPYVEMGQGTYTSVPMLIAEELEVGLDAVQLEHAPANDGLYAHPIMGAQETDGSLSMRAAWEPMRQAGAAARMMLVAAAAIRWGVDAAECHADRGFVVHGKSARRIGYGDLAADAATMPVPKQVVLKDPSSYKLIGTPQKRLDAPQKVAATAQYGIDVSLPGMKIAAVIASPVLGGQVSSVDDSATRKIAGVRDVIRIHDAVAVIADHWAAAKKGLDALVVTWDGGPNAQFSTTQHMANLENGAERDGVVAVQKGDVAGVFSRAERRLEADYRLPILAHAPMEPLNCTAHIHDGRCDVWLGTQAATRAQKAAAAAAGLPLDRVEIHNQYLGGSFGRRAEADNVTQAVLIARQVDYPVKVIWSREEDTQHDFYRPAYFNRLKASLDTEGHITSWFHRVVGPSPLARWLPVAVQNGLDPDAVTSATGPYELSDIHVDYVRHEDHSFQSGFWRGVGTTHNVFIVEGFVDELAALSGKDPLEFRRAHVKNNPRALAVLDKAAEESGWGTPLPEGTGRGISLLQDFGGTILVHIAEATVDKAGAVRVSKVTSVVDCGKIINPDTVKAQIQGGAIFGLSATLYGEITFTDGRVDQGNFDTYAAVRMDEAPRVTVHLIDSGDKPFGVGESGTSGIGPAVANAVYAATGKRVRQLPITPELLKS, from the coding sequence ATGAAACACGTCTCCGATCGGCCACACGCCGGACTGTCGCGTCGTTCCTTCCTCCTGGCCAGTGCCGCGGCCGGAGGAGGTTTTCTGATCGGCGTTTCCTTCGACCCGGCTTCCGCGAAGGAAGCTGCCCAACAGGCCTTCATCCCGAATGCCTTCATCAGGATCGAAACTGACGGCACCATTATCCTTACGATGCCGTACGTCGAGATGGGGCAGGGCACGTACACCTCCGTTCCCATGTTGATCGCTGAAGAACTCGAGGTCGGTCTCGACGCCGTGCAACTCGAGCACGCGCCGGCCAATGATGGGCTTTATGCTCATCCGATTATGGGCGCGCAGGAAACAGACGGGTCGCTCTCGATGCGGGCTGCATGGGAGCCCATGCGTCAGGCAGGTGCCGCTGCCCGGATGATGCTCGTCGCCGCCGCGGCCATCCGCTGGGGCGTGGACGCCGCCGAGTGCCACGCTGACCGTGGCTTCGTGGTGCACGGCAAGTCTGCTCGACGCATCGGTTACGGTGACCTTGCGGCGGACGCCGCGACGATGCCCGTGCCCAAGCAGGTCGTCCTCAAAGACCCGTCATCGTACAAACTGATCGGCACACCACAGAAGCGACTCGACGCACCGCAGAAGGTGGCGGCGACAGCGCAATACGGGATCGACGTCAGCCTACCTGGCATGAAGATCGCCGCAGTGATTGCGTCGCCAGTACTTGGCGGCCAGGTATCTAGCGTCGACGACAGTGCCACGCGAAAGATCGCGGGCGTGCGCGATGTCATACGCATCCATGACGCCGTTGCTGTCATCGCGGATCACTGGGCCGCCGCAAAGAAGGGGCTGGATGCCCTTGTGGTGACCTGGGATGGCGGGCCGAATGCCCAGTTCTCGACAACTCAGCACATGGCCAATCTTGAAAATGGGGCAGAACGCGATGGTGTCGTCGCTGTCCAGAAAGGCGACGTCGCCGGCGTCTTTTCACGGGCTGAGCGTCGCCTGGAGGCGGACTACCGGCTTCCGATCTTGGCGCACGCGCCAATGGAGCCGTTGAACTGCACGGCACACATTCACGATGGCAGGTGCGACGTCTGGCTCGGAACGCAAGCGGCAACGCGGGCGCAAAAGGCGGCGGCTGCCGCCGCCGGCCTACCGCTGGACCGCGTCGAAATCCATAACCAGTACCTTGGGGGTTCGTTCGGTCGGCGGGCCGAGGCAGACAATGTCACCCAGGCGGTACTGATCGCACGGCAGGTGGATTATCCGGTCAAGGTTATCTGGAGTCGGGAAGAGGATACCCAACACGACTTCTATCGCCCCGCCTACTTCAATAGGCTGAAGGCTAGCCTCGACACCGAGGGCCACATCACGAGTTGGTTTCACCGTGTCGTCGGTCCGTCGCCCCTGGCGCGGTGGCTGCCGGTAGCCGTGCAGAACGGTCTCGATCCCGATGCGGTCACCAGTGCGACCGGGCCGTATGAACTGTCGGACATCCATGTCGACTACGTCCGCCACGAGGATCACTCGTTCCAATCCGGTTTCTGGCGGGGAGTGGGCACCACTCACAACGTCTTCATCGTCGAAGGCTTCGTCGACGAACTTGCAGCCCTCTCCGGGAAAGACCCGCTCGAGTTCCGGCGCGCGCACGTTAAGAACAATCCCCGTGCGCTAGCAGTCCTCGATAAGGCCGCGGAAGAATCCGGCTGGGGCACGCCGCTACCCGAGGGCACCGGCCGAGGTATCTCGCTTCTCCAAGACTTTGGCGGAACGATCCTCGTGCACATCGCCGAAGCCACTGTTGACAAGGCAGGGGCGGTGAGAGTGTCGAAGGTCACCTCGGTGGTCGACTGCGGAAAAATCATCAATCCCGACACTGTCAAAGCCCAGATACAGGGCGGGGCGATATTCGGGCTCTCAGCGACTCTGTACGGGGAAATAACCTTCACCGACGGACGTGTCGACCAGGGCAACTTCGACACGTATGCAGCAGTCAGGATGGACGAGGCCCCGCGTGTGACGGTCCATCTGATCGATAGTGGTGACAAGCCCTTCGGCGTCGGCGAATCCGGCACCTCTGGTATCGGCCCGGCTGTCGCGAACGCGGTCTACGCTGCAACCGGGAAGCGGGTCAGACAGCTTCCGATCACGCCCGAACTGCTCAAGTCATAA
- a CDS encoding c-type cytochrome, whose product MYRSFKIALAMVLVMPIHLSAALAEGSLEQGEKVFKRCAACHAATDQNKTGPGLAGIVGRTAGKAADYNYSPGLASSTLVWDEKTLDSFLQGPRKLVPGTKMTLSVPKPDERQSVILYLKSLAAGN is encoded by the coding sequence ATGTATCGCTCGTTTAAAATTGCCTTGGCCATGGTCTTGGTCATGCCGATCCACCTGTCTGCCGCACTGGCGGAAGGCAGCCTGGAGCAGGGAGAGAAAGTATTCAAACGTTGCGCTGCATGTCACGCAGCGACGGATCAGAACAAGACGGGCCCGGGACTTGCGGGGATCGTAGGAAGGACGGCCGGGAAAGCCGCCGACTACAACTATTCTCCCGGTTTGGCGTCCTCGACCCTGGTTTGGGATGAGAAGACCCTGGACAGCTTCCTTCAGGGCCCGCGAAAGCTCGTACCTGGGACCAAGATGACCCTCAGCGTTCCAAAGCCCGACGAACGTCAGAGCGTCATCTTGTACCTCAAGTCCTTGGCCGCGGGGAACTGA
- a CDS encoding ester cyclase: MEEPRRRLWVEPAAPAKSDDLSVDQAKEIIAPFYDALNQPAKKDVAALLARATTDDWITCRGEGSCLNREQLVPAFKARGETIPDLQWEIRDVAVAGDKVIVRGQASGTPVKDFFGVSPTGKSFTIMSIDIQTIRDGKIAHSYHVEDWAGAVRQLKAQ; encoded by the coding sequence CTGGAAGAGCCGCGTAGACGTCTTTGGGTCGAACCCGCCGCGCCCGCGAAATCCGACGACCTTAGTGTCGACCAGGCGAAGGAGATCATCGCGCCGTTCTACGACGCCCTGAATCAGCCTGCGAAGAAGGACGTGGCGGCGTTGCTCGCGAGGGCGACCACCGACGATTGGATCACTTGTAGGGGAGAAGGCTCATGCCTGAACCGGGAGCAATTGGTCCCTGCTTTCAAGGCGCGGGGCGAGACAATCCCCGACCTACAGTGGGAAATCCGCGACGTGGCCGTGGCCGGCGACAAAGTCATCGTGCGTGGTCAGGCAAGCGGGACGCCTGTGAAGGACTTTTTCGGAGTCTCTCCGACCGGCAAATCCTTCACGATCATGTCCATCGACATCCAGACGATCCGCGATGGCAAGATCGCGCACTCCTATCATGTGGAGGACTGGGCGGGAGCGGTCAGGCAACTGAAAGCACAGTAA
- a CDS encoding LysR substrate-binding domain-containing protein: MTTVDYVAALLAPALRAALADEAPGVRFSLRFGTGQAALDHVRTDDVDLAIGRFDLLPDGYRASSLSEDSYSVVMRKGHVFAEQPDLERYLEAEHLLVSFSGEHYGSADRALLTAGRKRRVVASVPLFMAALSTVANTDLFLPFPRGWQILMRAPSIWKRSRRRSRWRRSVSMS; this comes from the coding sequence GTGACCACCGTCGACTACGTCGCCGCACTGCTCGCCCCTGCGCTACGCGCCGCGTTGGCGGACGAGGCTCCAGGAGTTCGGTTTTCTCTGCGGTTCGGTACTGGGCAGGCTGCACTGGATCACGTGCGCACAGACGACGTGGACCTCGCCATCGGGCGATTTGACCTCCTGCCGGATGGCTATCGGGCGTCCTCCCTGTCCGAAGACAGCTACTCGGTCGTCATGAGGAAAGGACACGTGTTTGCCGAGCAACCAGACCTGGAGCGCTATCTGGAAGCCGAACATCTGCTCGTGTCTTTCTCCGGCGAACATTACGGATCAGCCGACCGGGCGCTGCTGACGGCTGGGCGAAAGCGCCGTGTTGTAGCATCCGTGCCGCTCTTCATGGCCGCTCTGAGTACGGTTGCGAATACCGATCTATTTCTACCGTTCCCAAGAGGCTGGCAGATACTTATGCGGGCACCTTCAATTTGGAAAAGGTCCCGCCGCCGTTCCCGATGGAGACGTTCAGTCTCAATGTCGTGA
- a CDS encoding catalase, translated as MTNDAKEKSLTTASGTPVVDNLNIQTAGPRGPALLQDVWLIEKLAHFDREVIPERRMHAKGAGAYGTFTVTHDITRYTRAKLFSEVGKTTPMFVRFSTVAGERGAADAERDIRGFAMKFYTEEGNWDLVGNNTPVFFFRDPLRFPDLNHAIKRDPRTGMRSAHNNWDFWSLLPEALHQVTIVMSDRGIPRSFRHMHGFGSHTFSFINAENQRFWVKFTLKTQQGIENLTDAEAEAIIAKDRESNQRDLFYSIESGDLPRWTMYVQIMPEADAARYRLNPFDLTKVWPHADYPLIEVGVMELNRNPENFFAEVEQAAFSPANVVPGIGFSPDKMLQARLFSYADTQRYRLGVNFNHIPVNAARCPVHSYHRDGQMRVDGNLGRTPSYFPNSAGEWQDQPDFSEPPLSVDGPAAHWDHRVDEDYYSQPGNLFRMMTPSQKQVLFENTARAIDGASQEGIRRHIENCRRADPAYGEGVAKAVGFSL; from the coding sequence ATGACGAACGACGCAAAAGAGAAATCACTGACCACTGCCTCCGGAACTCCGGTCGTGGACAACCTCAACATCCAGACCGCAGGCCCCCGCGGTCCAGCGCTGCTGCAGGACGTCTGGCTGATCGAAAAGCTGGCACACTTCGACCGCGAGGTTATCCCGGAGCGCCGTATGCATGCCAAGGGCGCGGGCGCGTACGGGACCTTTACCGTCACCCACGACATCACCCGTTACACCCGCGCAAAGCTCTTCTCCGAGGTCGGCAAGACGACGCCCATGTTCGTGCGCTTCTCGACAGTCGCCGGAGAACGCGGCGCAGCGGACGCCGAGCGCGATATCCGCGGCTTCGCCATGAAATTCTACACCGAGGAAGGCAATTGGGACCTCGTTGGTAACAACACGCCCGTGTTCTTTTTCCGCGACCCGTTGCGCTTCCCCGACCTAAACCACGCCATCAAGCGCGATCCGCGAACTGGCATGCGCAGCGCCCACAACAACTGGGACTTCTGGTCGTTGCTCCCGGAAGCGCTTCACCAGGTGACTATCGTGATGAGCGACCGCGGTATCCCGCGAAGCTTCAGACACATGCACGGCTTCGGTAGCCACACTTTCAGCTTCATCAATGCCGAAAACCAGCGGTTCTGGGTGAAATTCACCTTGAAGACGCAACAGGGCATCGAAAATCTGACGGACGCCGAGGCGGAGGCGATCATCGCGAAGGACAGGGAAAGCAATCAGCGGGACCTCTTCTACAGCATCGAAAGCGGAGACCTCCCGCGGTGGACGATGTATGTGCAGATAATGCCGGAAGCCGACGCGGCGCGCTATCGTCTCAACCCATTCGATCTCACCAAGGTTTGGCCTCACGCCGACTACCCGTTGATCGAAGTCGGGGTCATGGAGTTGAACCGGAACCCCGAGAACTTCTTCGCGGAAGTCGAACAGGCGGCATTTTCGCCGGCGAATGTCGTGCCGGGTATCGGCTTCTCCCCCGATAAGATGTTGCAGGCCCGCCTGTTTTCTTACGCAGACACTCAGCGATACCGTCTGGGGGTCAATTTCAACCACATCCCCGTCAACGCTGCGCGGTGCCCCGTACACAGCTACCATCGCGACGGACAGATGAGGGTGGACGGCAACCTCGGCCGAACACCTTCGTACTTTCCGAACAGCGCAGGGGAGTGGCAGGATCAGCCCGACTTCTCGGAGCCACCGCTTTCCGTCGACGGTCCCGCGGCGCATTGGGACCACCGCGTGGACGAGGACTACTATTCGCAGCCGGGCAACCTCTTCCGGATGATGACCCCCTCGCAGAAACAGGTCCTGTTCGAAAACACGGCCCGAGCGATCGACGGAGCGAGCCAGGAGGGCATACGGCGACACATCGAGAACTGCCGGCGCGCCGATCCGGCGTACGGGGAAGGGGTGGCGAAAGCAGTCGGGTTCTCGCTCTAG
- a CDS encoding dihydrolipoyl dehydrogenase family protein — MTNVEKYDLVVFGGGKAGKTLAMDEARAGRKVAMIEAGMIGGSCINVACIPSKTFIRSAEIAHTLGQAAQFGFPEATAEPDMGVVAARTANVVGEMVRTNQSGFDASGLELLLGWGAFVAPRIIAVAGTAGPRHVTADSIFINLGTLAEIPDLPGLKDANPLTHVEALRIGEPVRKLLILGGGFIALELGQAFKRLGTEVTIIERGQRLLPREDADVADSILAAMKTEGLEVVLGCDVAAVEGKSGLAVTVTAADGRRFDGTHLLVATGRRPRTKDIGLEIAGVATDERGFIEVDDHLRTTANGIWAMGEVAGTPMFTHASLDDYRIVKSDLNGGTRRTTDRTIPYCVFIDPEYARIGLNEEDARREGLAYRVAKLPMDVIPRARTLSRREGFMNAIVAGHTDEILGFSMLGENAGEVMSVVQMAMLGKLPYTALRDCIFAHPTISEGLNMLFANVRAPD; from the coding sequence ATGACTAACGTAGAAAAGTATGACCTCGTCGTCTTCGGTGGCGGTAAAGCGGGAAAAACGCTTGCCATGGACGAAGCCCGCGCGGGAAGGAAAGTGGCAATGATCGAGGCCGGGATGATAGGCGGCTCATGTATCAACGTCGCGTGCATTCCGAGTAAGACGTTCATCCGTAGTGCCGAGATCGCTCATACGCTCGGGCAGGCGGCGCAGTTCGGCTTCCCCGAAGCAACAGCCGAACCGGATATGGGAGTTGTCGCCGCCCGTACCGCGAACGTGGTGGGCGAGATGGTCAGGACAAACCAATCGGGGTTCGACGCCAGCGGCCTCGAGCTGTTGTTGGGGTGGGGCGCGTTCGTGGCACCCAGAATCATCGCGGTGGCGGGCACCGCTGGTCCGCGGCACGTGACAGCCGACAGTATTTTCATCAACCTCGGCACGCTCGCCGAAATCCCGGACCTCCCCGGACTCAAAGACGCCAATCCCCTCACACATGTTGAAGCGTTGCGCATCGGCGAACCTGTCCGCAAGCTGCTGATCCTCGGTGGCGGCTTCATCGCGCTTGAGCTTGGTCAGGCCTTTAAAAGACTGGGTACCGAGGTGACGATCATCGAGCGTGGCCAACGTCTCCTGCCGCGGGAGGACGCGGACGTCGCCGACAGTATACTGGCGGCGATGAAGACCGAGGGCTTGGAAGTGGTGCTCGGGTGCGACGTGGCTGCAGTTGAAGGGAAGTCCGGCTTAGCCGTCACGGTGACGGCTGCTGATGGGAGACGCTTTGACGGCACGCACCTGCTTGTCGCCACCGGCCGCCGGCCGCGGACCAAGGATATCGGCCTGGAGATCGCCGGCGTAGCGACCGACGAGCGCGGCTTCATTGAGGTCGACGATCATCTCAGAACCACGGCGAATGGTATTTGGGCCATGGGGGAGGTCGCCGGAACGCCGATGTTTACCCACGCGTCGCTCGACGACTACCGGATCGTCAAAAGTGACCTTAACGGCGGGACCCGACGCACGACCGACAGAACCATTCCATATTGTGTTTTCATCGATCCGGAATATGCCCGCATCGGGCTCAATGAAGAGGACGCTCGTCGGGAAGGTTTGGCCTACCGTGTTGCAAAGCTGCCGATGGACGTCATCCCACGCGCTCGAACGTTATCCCGCCGGGAAGGGTTCATGAATGCCATCGTTGCAGGACACACCGATGAGATACTTGGATTCAGCATGCTCGGCGAGAACGCCGGCGAGGTGATGAGCGTCGTCCAAATGGCGATGCTCGGGAAACTTCCCTATACGGCTCTGCGAGACTGCATCTTCGCGCACCCGACCATTTCGGAAGGCCTGAATATGCTTTTCGCGAACGTCCGCGCCCCGGATTGA
- a CDS encoding 3'-5' exonuclease, whose translation MKVLGSPRPTDEQLKIIAEVRTGTEIIRGAAGSGKTTTALLRLRNLSDMFKSRHARLEIQTPVRALVLTYNRTLCGYVEALAQQQASSGGGVELEVATFAQWAMRFTHNNDVIGRDAREYALAKLSAVHDLKLSSTFLASEVEYLRGRFSPADYKSYLDTERTGRGISPRVEKATREKILSVIDAYNAELIAKRQVDWEDITAAAANAASMGYQIIVVDEAQDFSANQIRALRKHLADDAHAFTLVVDTAQRLYPRGYTWKEAGIDAGQAQFHRLSKNHRNTVEIAAFASGIVAGLKLDDDGTMPDLKMATSHGPKPAVLKGKYNKQLSAAIGYIKGNVDLANETVAFLKPQGGGWFADIRDRLDAEGLPYEDITRERTWANNDVNIVLSTMHSAKGLEFDHVIIIGLNQENTPHDEDADDDQHQVLRRLLAMAVARARKSVVIGYKPSEASGLVKYFVPTTIDESEL comes from the coding sequence ATGAAGGTCCTCGGTTCGCCCCGCCCCACGGATGAGCAGCTCAAGATAATTGCGGAGGTTCGGACCGGAACGGAAATTATCCGTGGCGCGGCCGGCAGCGGGAAAACGACCACGGCGTTGCTCCGCCTACGCAATCTGAGCGATATGTTCAAATCACGGCACGCTCGGCTGGAAATCCAGACCCCGGTCAGGGCGTTGGTTCTCACTTACAACCGTACGCTTTGCGGTTACGTTGAAGCTCTGGCTCAGCAACAGGCGTCCTCGGGCGGAGGCGTGGAACTCGAGGTTGCCACCTTCGCTCAATGGGCCATGAGGTTCACTCACAACAACGACGTGATCGGCCGCGACGCGCGCGAATACGCGCTGGCGAAACTTTCGGCAGTTCATGACCTCAAACTATCCTCGACCTTCCTCGCATCTGAGGTTGAATACCTCCGCGGCCGCTTTTCGCCCGCCGACTACAAAAGCTACTTGGATACGGAGCGGACTGGGCGGGGAATCTCGCCCCGTGTCGAGAAGGCCACCCGCGAAAAGATACTATCGGTCATAGATGCCTACAACGCGGAACTGATCGCCAAGAGACAGGTCGATTGGGAGGACATCACGGCCGCCGCGGCTAACGCAGCCAGCATGGGATATCAGATCATCGTTGTCGACGAGGCGCAGGATTTCTCCGCAAACCAAATCCGCGCGTTGCGCAAGCACCTCGCAGACGACGCCCATGCATTTACGCTCGTTGTCGATACCGCGCAGCGTCTCTACCCGCGGGGCTATACGTGGAAGGAAGCGGGCATCGACGCCGGTCAAGCCCAGTTTCACCGCCTGTCCAAAAACCACCGAAACACGGTGGAGATCGCGGCATTCGCAAGCGGAATCGTCGCCGGTCTCAAGCTTGACGACGATGGGACGATGCCTGACCTGAAAATGGCGACAAGCCATGGCCCCAAGCCCGCCGTCCTCAAGGGCAAGTACAACAAGCAACTGTCCGCGGCCATCGGCTATATCAAGGGCAATGTCGATCTGGCCAATGAGACGGTTGCGTTTCTAAAGCCGCAGGGCGGTGGATGGTTTGCAGACATCAGGGATCGCCTCGACGCGGAAGGACTGCCCTATGAGGACATCACACGCGAGCGCACGTGGGCAAACAACGACGTCAACATCGTTCTCAGCACGATGCACAGCGCCAAAGGCCTGGAATTCGACCACGTCATCATCATTGGTCTCAATCAGGAAAACACCCCCCACGACGAGGACGCTGATGACGACCAGCATCAGGTGCTTCGCCGACTTCTCGCGATGGCCGTCGCACGCGCGCGCAAAAGCGTCGTCATCGGTTACAAGCCCTCCGAGGCTTCGGGTCTGGTGAAGTATTTCGTCCCGACGACGATCGATGAAAGCGAACTGTAA
- a CDS encoding DarT ssDNA thymidine ADP-ribosyltransferase family protein translates to MGEIRDFAVGRGITEILHFTTNKGLTGCLHTNALLSRHRLKDEDSLVHILTLNSKFRKEEESTFNQHENWIDYVNLSVSEITTNLFRASLRWHAGKDLFWVIMAFDPAILDDEGVYFSTTNNIYSGTQRQKGLAGFKALFAASVSRWWNNTVLRKDRPDHLTTCEQAEVLYPGQIDMRNLKRVYVADGDLADRIAAYLGTYNRADVEVVVAPAKFEGQGN, encoded by the coding sequence ATGGGCGAAATCAGAGACTTCGCCGTCGGCCGTGGAATCACGGAAATCCTCCATTTTACGACAAACAAAGGCCTTACTGGATGCCTTCACACCAACGCTTTGCTTTCACGTCATCGTCTGAAAGACGAGGATAGCCTTGTTCATATCCTGACGTTGAATTCCAAGTTCAGAAAGGAAGAGGAGAGCACGTTCAATCAGCACGAGAATTGGATCGACTACGTCAATCTGAGCGTATCGGAAATCACAACAAACCTATTCAGGGCGTCACTGAGATGGCACGCGGGAAAGGATTTGTTCTGGGTCATTATGGCTTTCGACCCGGCCATCCTGGATGATGAAGGCGTATATTTCTCGACGACCAACAACATCTACAGCGGGACGCAACGCCAGAAGGGCCTTGCAGGGTTCAAGGCGCTATTCGCCGCGTCGGTCTCGCGATGGTGGAATAACACCGTTCTCCGCAAAGACAGACCCGACCACCTCACGACCTGTGAACAGGCTGAGGTTCTTTACCCGGGGCAGATTGACATGCGGAACCTCAAGCGTGTCTACGTAGCCGACGGCGACCTCGCCGACCGGATTGCAGCGTACCTCGGCACCTATAATCGTGCGGATGTGGAGGTAGTTGTGGCCCCGGCAAAATTCGAGGGTCAAGGCAATTGA
- a CDS encoding ADP-ribosylglycohydrolase family protein, translating to MTSRDRQAAVIGSALWAAAGDALGWITELGDEGTVRHRTGSSSVSRTVEWRRRIGGKFGPTVRLPAGTYSDDTQLRLAVGRATGPTGVFDAEAFAKIELPVWSSYSLGAGRGTSAAASNLAKTSVSWFNNFFGQADGRNYFVAGGNGAAMRIQPHVWKSDPSRPDTFLPDVLRDSVITHGAPKGIGGAVFHSLCVAYALNEGRAPELNEWRNFIQHLEYCEAIIKSDDKLGLFWLKAWESKAGRSLGDAFKDEITQAQRAIGEIAEFADSPARYEDVLQALGCLDEATRGAGIGTALAAAVVANYVGKVGEEDALLIAANALHSDTDTIASMAGAIFGCFASVDMTWDIQDKDYIASEARRMAALSSGQKVPSFHYPDLLSWTPPTTQSDGVGLLNGTLFMAGLGGLKEIGEEYETNDAIWQWASLPFGQTVLTKRRRKPRLLGPADAPLVPVPAKQASQRSPAPSPPKSRQPDFFAGSQSSFVTGGNVEARRVVEPDLEKLDLDALTSLVIDSGFPAALIGRILLALATRENGVEAAIAFSAIVAKAVRSRRKRV from the coding sequence GTGACGTCCAGAGACCGACAAGCAGCCGTGATCGGATCGGCTCTTTGGGCCGCGGCCGGCGATGCTCTGGGCTGGATCACCGAGCTCGGGGACGAGGGAACAGTGCGCCATCGCACAGGTTCTTCGTCCGTATCTCGTACCGTTGAATGGCGACGCCGCATCGGCGGAAAGTTCGGCCCGACTGTAAGGCTGCCTGCCGGAACCTATTCCGATGACACCCAACTCAGGTTGGCTGTGGGAAGAGCTACAGGCCCTACGGGTGTATTCGATGCCGAAGCCTTCGCTAAGATCGAACTGCCTGTTTGGAGCAGCTACTCACTGGGCGCAGGACGCGGAACCTCGGCCGCAGCCTCAAATCTCGCGAAGACGAGCGTAAGCTGGTTTAATAACTTCTTCGGTCAGGCCGACGGCCGTAACTACTTCGTTGCCGGCGGAAACGGTGCCGCGATGAGGATACAGCCCCACGTATGGAAATCTGATCCCTCGCGGCCTGATACATTTCTGCCCGACGTCCTTCGTGATTCCGTGATCACGCACGGCGCTCCCAAAGGCATCGGCGGTGCCGTGTTCCATTCGCTTTGTGTTGCCTACGCGCTGAACGAAGGACGGGCTCCCGAACTCAATGAATGGCGCAATTTCATACAGCATCTGGAATACTGCGAAGCCATCATCAAGTCGGATGACAAGTTGGGGCTTTTCTGGCTCAAAGCCTGGGAGAGCAAAGCTGGCCGTTCCTTGGGTGATGCGTTCAAGGACGAAATTACGCAGGCGCAACGGGCTATCGGCGAGATAGCCGAATTTGCCGACAGCCCCGCAAGATATGAGGATGTGCTGCAGGCACTTGGCTGCCTTGACGAAGCCACGAGAGGGGCAGGCATCGGGACCGCTTTGGCAGCCGCAGTGGTCGCGAACTACGTGGGGAAAGTGGGAGAGGAAGACGCGCTGCTCATAGCTGCCAACGCACTCCATAGTGATACCGACACAATTGCATCGATGGCCGGGGCTATTTTCGGATGCTTCGCGTCGGTCGACATGACTTGGGATATCCAGGATAAGGATTACATCGCGAGCGAAGCCAGACGCATGGCTGCTTTGTCCAGCGGCCAGAAGGTCCCCTCATTTCACTACCCCGACCTCCTGTCATGGACTCCCCCAACAACGCAGAGCGATGGCGTCGGTCTTCTCAACGGCACGCTGTTCATGGCGGGCTTGGGCGGACTGAAGGAAATCGGCGAGGAATACGAGACCAACGACGCCATCTGGCAGTGGGCCTCGCTTCCCTTCGGACAGACTGTTCTAACAAAACGGAGGCGTAAACCCCGGTTGCTCGGCCCCGCCGATGCACCTCTAGTGCCGGTGCCAGCGAAACAGGCATCGCAACGATCGCCAGCACCATCTCCACCCAAATCTCGGCAACCCGACTTCTTCGCGGGAAGCCAATCCAGTTTCGTAACGGGTGGGAATGTCGAAGCTCGGCGCGTCGTCGAACCCGATCTGGAGAAGTTGGACTTGGACGCCCTGACGTCCCTGGTCATCGATAGTGGTTTTCCGGCTGCGCTGATTGGGCGAATACTTCTCGCGTTGGCCACTCGCGAAAACGGTGTCGAGGCCGCGATTGCTTTCTCGGCAATCGTAGCCAAGGCAGTAAGGTCGCGACGCAAAAGGGTTTAA